The following coding sequences lie in one Thermomicrobium sp. 4228-Ro genomic window:
- a CDS encoding DNA-3-methyladenine glycosylase — MQVTSLAMGAVPVPERQSSPERAANSGRFDPSLAVPLTWFDRPTLDVAQALLGMILVSVVDGELVAGVLVEVEAYGGPDDPASHAARYRNGPVQAMWGPPGHAYVYRAYGVYPCCNVVTEPEGRAGAVLLRGAAPLVGLEVMRARRQAMRPGQRLLPDERLASGPGALAIAFGIGLEHNGIPLDRPPVWLQPGGTPERVVSTPRIGISRGQHLLWRFVVADHPAVSRRGHVE; from the coding sequence GTGCAGGTGACGTCACTCGCCATGGGTGCTGTACCGGTTCCGGAGCGACAAAGCAGTCCTGAACGTGCAGCGAACAGTGGCCGGTTCGATCCTTCTCTCGCTGTCCCGCTGACCTGGTTCGACCGGCCGACGCTGGACGTGGCCCAGGCGTTGCTCGGGATGATCCTGGTCAGTGTCGTCGATGGCGAGCTGGTCGCGGGTGTGCTCGTCGAGGTCGAGGCATACGGTGGGCCGGACGATCCGGCCTCGCATGCGGCACGCTACCGGAACGGTCCGGTGCAGGCGATGTGGGGGCCGCCGGGTCATGCCTACGTGTACCGGGCCTACGGTGTGTATCCGTGCTGCAATGTCGTTACCGAGCCGGAAGGGAGAGCCGGAGCGGTCCTGCTCCGTGGAGCGGCACCACTCGTCGGTCTCGAGGTGATGCGGGCGCGCCGGCAGGCGATGCGACCGGGCCAGCGCCTGCTTCCGGACGAGCGCCTGGCGAGCGGACCGGGGGCGCTGGCCATCGCGTTCGGGATCGGTCTCGAGCACAACGGTATCCCGTTGGACCGGCCGCCGGTCTGGCTCCAGCCAGGCGGGACTCCCGAACGGGTCGTGAGCACCCCGCGGATCGGGATTTCGCGTGGCCAGCACCTTCTTTGGCGCTTCGTCGTGGCGGACCATCCTGCCGTCTCGCGGCGAGGGCACGTCGAGTAG
- a CDS encoding valine--tRNA ligase, with protein sequence MTQVAHSDELAPAYQPRAVESRWYDWWEQQGYFTPTIDWSRKPFVIIMPPPNVTGELHMGHALFVAIEDLMIRWRRMQGYPTLWLPGADHAGIAGQWVVERELLKEGLTRHDLGREKFLERVWDWMNRYRGRIREQLRILGASCDWTRFRFTMDPGPSRAVRTAFKRLYDKGLIYRGERLINWCPRCMTALSDLEVDHEELEGTLYFLRYPVEGSDESVVVATTRPETMLGDTGVAVHPEDERYRHLIGKTAILPLLGRRLRIVADEAVDPAFGTGAVKVTPAHDFTDFEIAQRHDLPPVNILNPDGTLNENAGPFAGLTIQEARRRVVEELDRQGYLVRTEPHRYSLGHCQRCGTVVEPMISKQWFVKMAPLAQPAIEVARNGTLQFIPERFRAVYLHWLENVRDWCISRQLWWGHRIPVWYCQDCGRLTVTAEETVERCEHCGSTRIEQDPDVLDTWFSSGLWPFSTLGWPDDTEDLRYFYPGSVMETGYDILFFWVARMVFLGLEFMGEVPFYTVYLHGTVRDERGQRMSKTKGNVIDPTEVTQQYGADALRFTLVTMAGPGTDMKLSLNRVEASRNFANKIWNATRYTLRALAGGEVERTPDGSVLPPRRESVSLADRWILSRLQRVTESVTDLMERYQFHEAGHALYEFLWSEFCDWYIEASKVAINAGGDRAQAARQTLAYVLERALRLLHPFMPFVTEELWQRLPHAGESIMVAPWPEPDTALVDEEAEREFAFLMEAIRAVRNARAEAGVEPARWVQAIVFPGSHRQTFLDSEGIFRFLARVASDGLTYVDELLEAPKQVVSLIVDDAVIYLPLRGMLDIDAERQRLQRELEALLAELDRTRALLANEQFVSRAPTQVVERQRTKLADIEERVQLIQQRLEELG encoded by the coding sequence ATGACGCAGGTGGCGCATTCGGACGAACTCGCTCCGGCGTATCAGCCACGAGCGGTCGAGTCGCGCTGGTACGACTGGTGGGAGCAGCAGGGCTACTTCACCCCGACCATCGACTGGAGCCGGAAGCCCTTCGTCATCATCATGCCGCCACCGAACGTCACTGGCGAGCTGCACATGGGGCACGCCCTGTTCGTCGCGATCGAGGACCTGATGATCCGCTGGCGGCGGATGCAGGGCTATCCGACGCTGTGGCTCCCCGGGGCCGATCATGCAGGCATCGCTGGCCAGTGGGTCGTCGAGCGCGAACTCCTGAAGGAGGGGCTCACCCGGCACGATCTCGGGCGCGAGAAGTTCCTCGAGCGCGTCTGGGACTGGATGAACCGCTACCGCGGTCGGATCCGCGAGCAGTTGCGCATTCTCGGTGCCTCTTGCGACTGGACGCGCTTCCGCTTCACGATGGATCCCGGCCCCTCGCGGGCGGTCCGCACCGCTTTCAAGCGGCTGTACGACAAGGGGCTGATCTATCGCGGCGAGCGGCTCATCAACTGGTGCCCGCGCTGCATGACGGCGCTCTCCGACCTCGAGGTGGACCACGAGGAGCTCGAAGGGACGCTCTACTTCCTCCGCTATCCGGTCGAAGGGAGCGACGAATCGGTCGTCGTGGCGACGACGCGACCGGAGACGATGCTCGGCGATACGGGTGTGGCGGTCCATCCGGAGGACGAACGCTACCGGCATCTGATCGGCAAGACGGCGATCCTCCCGCTGCTCGGGCGGCGCCTCCGCATCGTCGCGGACGAGGCGGTCGATCCCGCGTTCGGGACGGGTGCGGTCAAGGTGACGCCCGCACACGACTTCACCGACTTCGAGATCGCGCAGCGGCACGACCTGCCGCCGGTCAACATCCTCAACCCGGACGGCACGCTGAACGAAAACGCTGGACCGTTCGCTGGGCTCACGATCCAGGAGGCACGGCGGCGGGTGGTCGAGGAACTGGACCGCCAGGGGTACCTGGTGCGGACGGAGCCCCACCGCTACAGCCTCGGGCACTGCCAGCGCTGCGGCACGGTCGTCGAGCCGATGATCAGCAAGCAATGGTTCGTCAAGATGGCCCCGCTGGCCCAGCCGGCCATCGAGGTAGCACGCAACGGGACGCTCCAGTTCATCCCGGAGCGGTTCCGAGCGGTCTACCTCCACTGGCTGGAGAACGTGCGCGACTGGTGCATCTCGCGACAGCTCTGGTGGGGGCATCGCATCCCGGTCTGGTATTGCCAGGACTGTGGTCGACTCACGGTGACCGCTGAGGAAACGGTCGAGCGGTGCGAGCACTGCGGCAGCACGCGGATCGAACAGGATCCGGACGTGCTCGATACCTGGTTCTCGAGCGGGCTTTGGCCTTTCAGTACGCTCGGCTGGCCGGACGATACCGAAGATCTCCGCTACTTCTACCCCGGCTCGGTGATGGAGACGGGCTACGACATTCTCTTCTTCTGGGTCGCCCGGATGGTCTTCCTCGGGCTCGAGTTCATGGGTGAAGTGCCGTTCTACACGGTCTACCTCCACGGAACCGTCCGAGACGAGCGTGGCCAGCGCATGAGCAAGACGAAAGGGAACGTGATCGATCCGACCGAGGTGACGCAGCAGTACGGCGCCGATGCGCTCCGCTTTACCCTGGTCACCATGGCCGGCCCGGGGACGGACATGAAGCTCAGCCTCAATCGCGTCGAAGCGAGCCGCAACTTCGCCAACAAGATCTGGAACGCGACGCGCTATACGCTGCGGGCGCTCGCGGGCGGTGAGGTCGAACGTACTCCGGACGGCTCGGTCCTGCCGCCGCGCCGCGAGTCGGTGAGTCTGGCCGATCGCTGGATTCTCAGTCGGCTCCAGCGGGTGACCGAATCGGTCACCGACCTCATGGAGCGGTACCAGTTCCACGAGGCCGGACACGCGCTGTACGAGTTCCTCTGGTCGGAGTTCTGCGACTGGTACATCGAAGCGAGCAAAGTGGCGATCAACGCTGGTGGCGACCGGGCTCAGGCTGCCCGGCAGACGCTGGCCTACGTGCTCGAACGGGCGTTGCGCCTGCTTCACCCCTTCATGCCCTTCGTGACCGAAGAACTCTGGCAGCGGCTGCCGCACGCCGGCGAGAGCATCATGGTCGCTCCCTGGCCGGAGCCCGACACCGCACTCGTCGACGAGGAGGCAGAGCGCGAGTTCGCGTTCCTCATGGAGGCGATCCGAGCGGTGCGCAATGCTCGTGCGGAAGCGGGCGTGGAACCAGCCCGCTGGGTCCAGGCGATCGTGTTCCCGGGCTCGCACCGGCAGACCTTCCTGGACAGCGAGGGGATCTTCCGCTTCCTGGCGCGAGTGGCGAGCGATGGCCTGACCTACGTGGACGAACTCCTCGAGGCGCCCAAGCAGGTCGTCTCGCTGATCGTCGACGATGCGGTGATCTATCTACCGCTTCGGGGCATGCTGGACATCGATGCGGAGCGGCAGCGGCTGCAGCGCGAGTTGGAAGCGCTTCTGGCCGAACTCGACCGGACACGAGCCTTGCTCGCTAACGAGCAGTTCGTGAGCCGTGCGCCCACTCAGGTAGTGGAACGGCAGCGGACGAAGTTGGCGGACATCGAAGAACGCGTGCAGCTGATCCAGCAGCGCCTGGAAGAACTCGGCTGA
- a CDS encoding helix-turn-helix transcriptional regulator, giving the protein MTRILLLADEALGWQDLARQLRACPGVTAVQLTHDRATALALLVRFQPDLLVLGSDHLAEPPDPALLALLAQQPSLLLARTLQSHLLHRLLTAGLPLRGLLTWADLDRAAVPVLLAVFSHSPLLVAGPTAAAQLAALWREQVGRPRLSPVEQQLLPLLADWHLTYGAIGARLGIAPATVKGRVRRLAAKLGVTGGRLAVVEAARRQGLLPR; this is encoded by the coding sequence ATGACCCGCATCCTGCTCCTGGCGGACGAGGCGCTCGGCTGGCAGGACCTGGCACGCCAGCTCCGCGCCTGCCCAGGCGTGACCGCCGTCCAGCTCACCCACGACCGTGCCACCGCGCTGGCGCTCCTCGTCCGCTTCCAGCCCGACCTCCTCGTCCTCGGGAGCGATCACCTCGCCGAGCCACCGGACCCAGCACTCCTCGCGCTCCTCGCCCAGCAGCCGAGCCTGCTCCTCGCCCGCACGCTCCAGTCCCACCTGCTCCACAGGCTCCTCACGGCCGGGTTGCCGCTCCGTGGTCTCCTCACCTGGGCCGATCTCGACCGGGCGGCGGTGCCCGTCCTGCTCGCCGTGTTCAGCCACAGCCCGCTGCTCGTGGCCGGGCCGACAGCGGCTGCCCAGCTGGCCGCGCTGTGGCGGGAGCAGGTGGGACGTCCGCGGCTGAGCCCGGTGGAGCAGCAGCTCCTGCCGCTCCTGGCCGACTGGCACCTCACCTATGGGGCGATCGGGGCACGGCTGGGCATCGCTCCGGCGACGGTGAAGGGGCGGGTGCGGCGGCTGGCGGCCAAGCTGGGTGTAACGGGGGGACGACTGGCGGTGGTGGAGGCGGCGCGCCGGCAGGGGCTGCTGCCCCGCTGA
- a CDS encoding aspartate aminotransferase family protein, which yields MTARSTTAILQLDESLQPPLYAKRGIALVRGEGVWLYDSDGQRYLDLMSNYGVNILGHAHPRVTAAIVGQASRLLSCHQSFASDVRAAFLEKLLAVAPHGLARAFLSNSGAEAVEAALKFAWAVTGRRKVVAAKRGYHGRTLGALAATGEPKYRQPFLAVLPEVVHVTYGDVAALESAVDTETAAVILEPVQGEAGIYPAPPEYLAAARRITRERGALLVFDEVQTAFRTGAWFACQHAGVSPDLLCVAKGLANGVPIGATLMTEDVALALPTGVHGSTFGGNPLACAAGLATLETLEDDGLIPMAGELGAYFRERLEALGHPLIREVRGIGLMLGLDLKTRATPVLKALQERGVLALPAGTTVVRILPPLVLTREDIDDAVLRIGEALDAVRAG from the coding sequence ATGACGGCGCGATCGACGACCGCCATCCTCCAGCTGGACGAGTCGCTGCAGCCGCCGCTCTACGCCAAGCGTGGCATCGCACTGGTGCGCGGGGAGGGTGTCTGGCTCTACGACAGTGACGGCCAGCGGTACCTCGACCTGATGAGCAACTACGGCGTGAATATCCTGGGTCACGCGCACCCACGCGTCACGGCAGCGATCGTCGGGCAAGCGAGCCGGCTCCTGAGTTGCCACCAGTCGTTCGCCTCGGATGTCCGGGCAGCGTTTCTCGAGAAGCTGCTCGCGGTCGCACCGCACGGACTCGCGCGGGCGTTCCTGAGCAATTCGGGTGCGGAAGCGGTCGAGGCTGCACTGAAGTTCGCCTGGGCGGTCACTGGCCGGCGCAAGGTCGTGGCGGCGAAGCGCGGGTACCACGGACGCACGCTGGGGGCGCTGGCGGCGACAGGCGAGCCGAAGTACCGGCAGCCGTTCCTCGCGGTCTTGCCGGAGGTCGTGCACGTCACGTACGGAGACGTCGCGGCGCTCGAGTCGGCGGTCGATACGGAGACGGCTGCGGTGATCCTCGAGCCGGTGCAAGGCGAGGCCGGTATCTACCCGGCACCGCCGGAATACCTCGCGGCAGCACGACGGATCACGCGTGAGCGCGGAGCGCTCTTGGTGTTCGACGAGGTACAGACTGCCTTCCGAACCGGGGCCTGGTTCGCCTGCCAGCATGCGGGCGTCTCTCCCGACCTGCTCTGCGTCGCCAAAGGATTGGCCAACGGTGTCCCGATCGGCGCGACCTTGATGACGGAAGACGTCGCGCTCGCTTTGCCGACCGGCGTTCATGGCAGCACCTTCGGGGGCAACCCGCTCGCCTGCGCGGCCGGTCTGGCGACGCTGGAGACACTGGAAGACGACGGGCTGATCCCGATGGCCGGGGAACTCGGTGCCTATTTCCGCGAGCGACTCGAGGCTCTCGGGCACCCGCTGATCCGGGAAGTGCGCGGCATCGGACTCATGCTCGGCCTCGACCTCAAGACCCGAGCGACGCCGGTGCTGAAGGCCCTGCAAGAACGCGGTGTCCTGGCGCTCCCGGCCGGAACGACGGTCGTGCGCATCTTGCCGCCGCTCGTCCTGACGCGCGAGGATATCGACGACGCGGTACTCCGAATCGGCGAAGCGCTGGATGCGGTACGAGCTGGCTGA
- a CDS encoding [LysW]-aminoadipate kinase: MLVVKLGGSAGIDPALTLDDLAALWPEHRIVFIHGANAMLDEWTRRLGREPRLVTSSTGQVSRFTDRETMDLMLMVYAGLVNKRLVEGLQQRGVNAVGLTAMDGRIASGPRKDTLRAIENGKPKVLRGDYAGSIEQVETRLLELLLDNGYLPVLTPPAVSHQGEAINVDGDKLAMQLAVALRAEALVILSNTPGLLRDVRDPESLIATVDVSDPASVEAAMTAAQGRMKKKVEAGCKAVQAGIGRVVFADARVPQPIQRALAGVGTVLTAGSPVEVRP, from the coding sequence ATGCTGGTGGTGAAGCTCGGTGGGAGTGCAGGCATCGATCCGGCGCTGACGCTCGACGATCTGGCGGCCCTCTGGCCGGAGCACCGGATCGTGTTCATTCACGGTGCCAACGCCATGCTCGACGAATGGACGCGCCGGCTCGGGCGCGAGCCGCGACTCGTGACCTCGTCGACCGGCCAGGTGAGCCGCTTCACTGACCGGGAGACGATGGACCTGATGCTGATGGTCTACGCTGGTCTCGTGAACAAGCGGCTGGTCGAGGGGTTGCAGCAGCGTGGTGTCAACGCGGTCGGCCTCACCGCGATGGACGGCCGGATCGCGAGCGGGCCGCGCAAGGACACGCTGCGCGCGATCGAGAACGGGAAGCCGAAGGTCCTCCGCGGCGACTATGCCGGCAGCATCGAGCAGGTCGAGACACGACTGCTGGAACTGCTCCTCGACAATGGCTATCTGCCGGTGCTCACGCCGCCAGCGGTGAGCCACCAGGGCGAAGCGATCAACGTGGACGGCGACAAGCTGGCGATGCAGCTGGCTGTGGCGTTGCGGGCCGAGGCGCTGGTCATCCTCTCCAATACGCCTGGACTCCTGCGCGACGTGCGCGATCCGGAGTCGCTCATCGCGACTGTCGACGTGAGCGATCCGGCGAGCGTCGAGGCAGCGATGACGGCGGCGCAAGGTCGCATGAAGAAGAAGGTCGAGGCTGGCTGCAAGGCCGTGCAGGCCGGGATCGGGCGCGTCGTCTTCGCCGATGCGCGCGTTCCGCAGCCGATCCAGCGTGCCCTGGCGGGGGTGGGAACCGTCCTGACCGCTGGTAGTCCTGTCGAGGTGCGGCCATGA
- a CDS encoding class I SAM-dependent methyltransferase gives MRRRWLVVGIFALGIGLGWALARRRPFSARFAWFLTLPGARAIARPEELAKLLEVQPGMHLLDAGAGPGRLTIPLAEIVGPTGSVTAVDVQPRMLEYVRQRVAERGVTNVRLLLAELGRGTLAALEPETYDRALLVHVLGETDDPAATFRELAAVLRPGGRLAVVEHVGDPHYVRYARVRELGEAAGLRLLEERRFLLGHTTVWEKPHDGATKGAA, from the coding sequence GTGCGACGTCGGTGGTTGGTTGTCGGCATCTTCGCGCTCGGGATCGGTCTCGGTTGGGCCCTCGCCCGGCGGCGACCCTTCTCGGCGCGGTTCGCCTGGTTCCTGACGCTGCCCGGAGCGCGGGCGATCGCCCGGCCCGAAGAGTTGGCGAAGCTCCTCGAGGTGCAGCCAGGGATGCACCTCCTCGATGCGGGAGCAGGCCCTGGTCGCTTGACCATCCCGCTCGCGGAAATCGTCGGGCCGACTGGTTCGGTCACTGCGGTCGATGTCCAGCCGCGGATGCTCGAGTATGTTCGGCAGCGGGTAGCCGAGCGTGGGGTGACGAACGTCCGACTGCTCCTGGCCGAGCTCGGGCGGGGGACGCTGGCTGCACTCGAGCCAGAGACCTACGACCGCGCGCTGCTCGTGCACGTGCTCGGCGAAACCGACGATCCCGCTGCGACGTTCCGCGAGCTCGCGGCTGTGCTCCGGCCTGGCGGGCGGCTCGCGGTCGTCGAGCACGTCGGTGACCCGCACTACGTGCGGTACGCGCGTGTGCGCGAACTGGGCGAAGCGGCCGGTTTGCGTCTCTTGGAGGAGCGGCGATTTCTTCTCGGTCACACGACGGTCTGGGAGAAACCACACGACGGTGCGACGAAGGGAGCGGCGTGA
- the argC gene encoding N-acetyl-gamma-glutamyl-phosphate reductase: protein MTVTVSILGGSGYTGGELLRLLLSHPEVEVKQVTSRSRAGKFVHTVHPNLRKRTTLKFVPPEALEPVDVLFACLPHGETAPIVDRLLERAPVVIDLSADFRLRDPQAYEVWYRWSHPRPELLSQAVYGLPELHREEIKTARYIASPGCNSTAVILGLAPLFRAGLVDLDMPVTVECKVGSSGAGGEAGPASHHPERSGVIRPFKPGGHRHTAEVLQELTVCGKTPSLGLSVTSVEAVRGILATAHVFPNRLLTDRDLWQVYRSAYGQEPFVRLVKETSGLHRYPEPKILAGSNYCDIGWELDELPGGRQRVVVMSAIDNLMKGAAGQAVQAMNIRLGFPETLGLEFPGLHPL, encoded by the coding sequence ATGACGGTCACGGTTTCGATCCTGGGCGGCTCCGGCTATACCGGTGGGGAACTCTTGCGGTTGCTCTTGAGCCACCCGGAAGTGGAAGTCAAGCAGGTCACCTCGCGGTCGCGCGCCGGCAAGTTCGTGCACACGGTGCACCCGAACTTGCGCAAGCGGACGACGCTCAAGTTCGTCCCGCCGGAGGCGCTGGAACCGGTCGATGTGCTCTTCGCTTGCTTGCCGCACGGAGAGACGGCACCGATCGTCGATCGCTTGCTGGAACGCGCGCCGGTCGTGATCGATCTCTCGGCCGATTTCCGGTTGCGCGATCCGCAGGCCTATGAAGTCTGGTATCGCTGGTCGCATCCCAGGCCGGAGCTTTTGAGCCAGGCGGTGTACGGCCTCCCGGAACTCCATCGCGAGGAGATCAAGACAGCGCGCTACATCGCTTCGCCAGGCTGCAACTCGACTGCCGTGATCCTGGGTCTGGCGCCGCTCTTCCGGGCCGGGCTGGTCGACCTCGACATGCCGGTCACGGTCGAGTGCAAGGTGGGCTCGTCGGGCGCTGGCGGTGAAGCTGGGCCCGCCAGCCATCACCCGGAGCGGAGCGGCGTGATCCGGCCGTTCAAGCCGGGCGGCCACCGGCACACCGCCGAGGTGCTCCAGGAACTGACGGTGTGCGGCAAGACGCCGTCGCTCGGCCTCTCGGTCACGAGCGTCGAAGCAGTCCGCGGTATCCTGGCGACCGCCCACGTCTTCCCGAACCGGCTGCTCACCGACCGTGACCTCTGGCAGGTATACCGCTCTGCCTACGGGCAGGAGCCGTTCGTCCGCCTGGTCAAGGAGACGAGCGGTCTCCACCGTTATCCTGAGCCGAAGATCCTGGCCGGATCCAATTACTGCGACATCGGCTGGGAGCTGGACGAACTGCCGGGTGGACGCCAGCGTGTGGTCGTGATGTCCGCGATCGACAACCTGATGAAGGGTGCGGCCGGCCAGGCGGTCCAGGCGATGAATATCCGGTTGGGCTTTCCGGAGACGCTCGGTCTGGAGTTCCCCGGACTCCACCCGCTGTGA
- the lysX gene encoding lysine biosynthesis protein LysX: protein MSAARIGVLLSHVREEEKLLLRALAERGAEVIRLYDRQLVFDLTDEGSWPQIDLVLDRCMAHSRGQVALHLFESAGVPTINRSQATAIADDKVLTTRLLAAAGVPTLRTMVAFDVESALAALERLGYPAVIKPVTGSWGRLLARVNSPAAARAILQHKRTLGSFHHGVFYLQEYVEKPGRDIRVFVVGDRVVAASYRMADHWVTNVARGAVSQPCPVTPEIESAALRAVRTIGLDIAGVDLVETADGLKVLEVNGGVEFKGLMRTTHVDVAGLIAEYVLARATQGASPVMVLSH from the coding sequence GTGAGCGCAGCACGGATCGGGGTTCTGCTCTCGCATGTCCGGGAAGAAGAGAAGCTCTTGCTGCGTGCGCTCGCCGAGCGTGGCGCGGAAGTGATCCGCCTCTATGACCGGCAGCTCGTCTTCGATCTCACCGACGAGGGCTCGTGGCCACAGATCGACCTGGTCCTGGACCGCTGCATGGCGCACAGCCGTGGCCAGGTCGCCTTGCACCTATTCGAGTCGGCCGGAGTGCCGACGATCAATCGGAGTCAGGCGACAGCGATCGCCGATGACAAGGTGCTCACGACGCGTCTCCTCGCAGCAGCTGGCGTGCCGACCTTGCGCACGATGGTCGCGTTCGACGTCGAGAGCGCACTCGCTGCGCTGGAGCGGCTGGGATACCCGGCGGTGATCAAGCCGGTCACCGGTTCGTGGGGCCGGCTGCTCGCTCGCGTCAACTCGCCGGCTGCAGCGCGGGCGATCCTGCAGCACAAGCGGACGCTCGGCTCGTTCCACCACGGTGTCTTCTATCTTCAGGAATACGTCGAGAAGCCGGGGCGGGATATCCGCGTCTTCGTAGTAGGGGATCGGGTGGTCGCGGCATCCTACCGGATGGCCGATCACTGGGTGACCAATGTGGCGCGCGGTGCTGTCTCGCAGCCGTGCCCGGTGACACCGGAAATCGAGAGCGCCGCCTTGCGCGCCGTACGGACGATCGGACTCGATATCGCGGGCGTCGACCTGGTCGAGACGGCTGACGGTCTGAAGGTTCTGGAAGTCAACGGCGGAGTCGAGTTCAAGGGGCTGATGCGGACAACCCATGTCGATGTGGCTGGGCTGATCGCGGAGTACGTGCTGGCACGGGCGACGCAGGGAGCGTCGCCTGTGATGGTTCTGAGCCACTGA
- a CDS encoding [LysW]-lysine hydrolase, with amino-acid sequence MTTELAVEAAAFLEAFLRIPSLSGQEAAAVEWLCTRMAELGYEAGPDEAGNAIGVRGSGPRELMLLGHIDTVPGRIPVRQVDGLLYGRGAVDAKGPLAAFVLAGARAQLPPGLRLTVVGAVEEEVMSSRGANWLVEHHPRPDAVIIGEPSGWDGVVLGYKGSVAIEYRIVRPSAHAAGPSTTAAEDAVAFWNALVAWCEEQSAGRTREFDRVTPTLLSIVTSGDGLTEQAWLRANLRLPPGFAPEKAVAAAQRLAGSGEVVATVNAAGFRVDKRSPLVSAFLSAIRELGGEPKLKVKTGTSDMNIVGPAWGCPIVAYGPGDSRLDHTPNEHIAIDEFVRGIAVLQRAIERVAHQIVGGRWGDES; translated from the coding sequence ATGACGACGGAACTCGCTGTCGAGGCTGCTGCGTTTCTCGAAGCCTTCCTCCGGATCCCGAGCCTGTCGGGGCAAGAAGCTGCTGCCGTCGAGTGGCTCTGCACCCGGATGGCAGAACTCGGTTACGAGGCTGGCCCCGACGAAGCGGGCAACGCGATCGGTGTCCGCGGGAGCGGCCCCCGCGAGTTGATGTTGCTCGGTCACATCGATACCGTTCCGGGTCGTATTCCGGTCCGGCAGGTGGATGGACTACTCTACGGCCGTGGTGCTGTCGATGCGAAGGGCCCGCTGGCAGCCTTCGTGCTCGCTGGAGCTCGTGCGCAGTTACCTCCGGGCCTTCGCCTGACGGTCGTCGGAGCGGTCGAAGAGGAAGTGATGAGTTCGCGAGGAGCGAACTGGTTGGTCGAGCATCACCCGCGGCCCGATGCAGTGATCATCGGTGAGCCGAGCGGTTGGGACGGCGTGGTACTCGGCTACAAGGGCTCGGTCGCGATCGAGTACCGGATCGTGCGCCCCTCGGCACATGCAGCCGGACCCAGCACTACAGCAGCCGAAGACGCTGTCGCGTTCTGGAACGCGCTCGTGGCCTGGTGCGAGGAGCAGAGCGCTGGCCGAACGCGGGAGTTCGATCGAGTCACGCCGACGCTCCTGAGTATCGTGACGAGCGGTGATGGACTGACCGAGCAGGCCTGGCTGCGCGCGAACTTGCGCCTTCCGCCCGGCTTCGCGCCGGAGAAGGCGGTCGCGGCGGCGCAGCGGCTGGCCGGCTCCGGTGAGGTCGTGGCCACCGTGAATGCAGCGGGGTTCCGGGTCGACAAGCGGTCGCCGCTCGTCTCGGCGTTCCTGTCGGCGATCCGCGAGCTCGGCGGCGAGCCGAAACTCAAGGTGAAGACCGGCACGTCCGACATGAACATCGTCGGTCCAGCCTGGGGCTGCCCGATCGTGGCCTATGGACCGGGCGATTCGCGGCTGGACCATACACCGAACGAGCATATCGCGATCGACGAATTCGTGCGTGGCATTGCGGTTCTGCAACGTGCGATCGAGCGCGTTGCGCATCAGATCGTGGGTGGGCGATGGGGGGACGAGTCGTGA